From Argonema galeatum A003/A1:
GTTTGAAGTTCTCGATTTTTGGTTGGATATGGGGGTAGATGGGTTACGTATGGATGCGGTTCCTTATCTGTACGAACGGGAAGGAACTAATTGCGAGAATCTGGCAGAAACTCATCATTTTCTGAAGCAACTGCGATCGCGCACAGACGCCAAATACCCAAACCGGATGCTGCTAGCTGAGGCGAATCAATGGCCTGAAGATGCGGCACAATATTACGGGGAGGGGGATGAGTGTCACATGAACTTCCATTTTCCCCTCATGCCTCGCTTGTTCATGTCCCTGCGGATGGAAGATAGTTTCCCCATTATCGACATCCTCAAACAAACTCCTACCATTCCCGATAACTGTCAGTGGGCATTATTCCTTCGTAACCACGACGAACTCACCCTGGAAATGGTGACTGACGAAGATCGGGACTATATGTATCGCGTTTATGCCCAAGATGCGGACATGAGAATAAATTTGGGCATTCGCCGCCGACTAGCGCCGCTGTTGAGTAACGATCGCCGTCAGATCGAATTACTCAATAGCTTGCTGCTGTCACTCCCAGGAACTCCCGTCCTGTACTACGGGGATGAAATTGGTATGGGAGATAACGTTTACGTAGGCGATCGCAATGGCGTCCGCACCCCCATGCAGTGGACTGGCGATCGCAATGCCGGTTTCAGTCGCGCCAACCCCCATAAGCTATTTTTACCAGTCATTGTTGAGTCAGAATATCACTACGAAGCAATCAACGTAGAGGCACAACGGAGTAACCCCAATTCTCTCTGGCATTTCATGAGACGCCTGATGGCAACCCGCAAGCGTTTCCAAGCATTGGGTAAAGGAACTTTTGAATTCCTGCATCCAGAAAACCGCAAAGTGCTTGCCTTCACCCGCACCTACGGTGACGAACGCATCTTGGTGGTGGCGAATTTATCGCGCTTTGTGCAAACGGTGGAACTAGATTTATCACCCTTTAAAGGCGTAATGCCAGTTGAAATTTTTGGTCGCACTCAGTTCCCACCCATTGGCGATTCGCCCTACTTCATCAGCATTAGTCCTTACGCATTTTATTGGTTTACTCTCAAACCTCAACTTAACTTAAACCAGCTACCGAAACCGCAAACACAGTTACCGACTTTAGCTGTCAGCGGCAAGTGGCCGAATGTTTTTTCCCAACCAGAATTGAAAGCGAATCTGGAGTCTATTCTGTCGGATTATCTGTATACCTGTGCCTGGTTTACTCACAAAGACAGAACTATTTCTAATGCACAGATCGTGGAAGCGATCCCGATATCCTATAAAGATAAAGAAGCTAGGATAATTCTATTCCGAATCGAGTATATCCAAGGAGAAGCCCAAACTTATCAACTCTTCCTATCTTACGCAGAAGGCGAATCAGCAATACATTTTTTGGCGGAAAGCAGCGCGTGTGCGATCGCACGTCTTCAGTTGCAAGGAAAAGATGAAATTGGGGTATTATTCGATGCTATAGCGGACAAGAATTTTCTTACCTCCCTGCTGACTGGAATTGTCCACAATAGTTCCTACCGGGGAATGGTAGGAGAACTGGTTGCGACTACAACCGATCTATTTCCTCCAGAAGCTTTAAATATTCACCTCGAAACAAATCTTATGCGAGGAGAACATAGGAATACTTCTGTAGTTTATGGCGATCGCTTTATCCTCAAACTCTTCCGCAAAGTTGAGGAAGGCGTTAACCCAGATCTGGAGATCCGGCGCTTCCTGGGTGAGAAAAAACTTTTGAAACACTTTACCCCTATCACCGGATATCTGGAGTATCGTCGCTCAAAAACCGAAGCAATTACAGTGGCGATATTGCAAGAATATGTCCAAGATGCCCGGAATAGCTGGGACTATACCCTCGATAGTCTGCGCGACTACTTCGATCGCATTACTACCCAGCAAACAGAAATTACCGAAGTACCCATTCCCGCAGTTTCCCTGTTAGATTTACAGGGAACGGATATTCCCCCATTAGCAAACCAAACGATCGGTCCCTACCTAGCTTTAGCGCAACTTTTGGGTCAGTCAACCGCCGAACTTCATGTTGCTTTAGCTTCCGATCGAGAAAATCCCAACTTTGCCCCAGAACCCTTCTCAACATTTTACCAGCGTTCTATCTACCAGTATGCACGCAACCTGACGGGACAAGTATTTTTGTTGTTGAAAAAACGATTGAAAT
This genomic window contains:
- the treS gene encoding maltose alpha-D-glucosyltransferase, whose product is MQNLTLNDDPLWFKNAIIYEVPVRAFADSNADGIGDFRGLTEKLDYLQDLGITAVWLLPFFPSPLRDDGYDIADYTNVNPIYGTLSDFKDFLSAAHQRDIRVIIELIINHTSDQHPWFQRARRAPKGSNERDFYVWNDTPEKYEEARIIFKDFETSNWAWDSVAKAYYWHRFYSHQPDLNYDNPAVRQAVFEVLDFWLDMGVDGLRMDAVPYLYEREGTNCENLAETHHFLKQLRSRTDAKYPNRMLLAEANQWPEDAAQYYGEGDECHMNFHFPLMPRLFMSLRMEDSFPIIDILKQTPTIPDNCQWALFLRNHDELTLEMVTDEDRDYMYRVYAQDADMRINLGIRRRLAPLLSNDRRQIELLNSLLLSLPGTPVLYYGDEIGMGDNVYVGDRNGVRTPMQWTGDRNAGFSRANPHKLFLPVIVESEYHYEAINVEAQRSNPNSLWHFMRRLMATRKRFQALGKGTFEFLHPENRKVLAFTRTYGDERILVVANLSRFVQTVELDLSPFKGVMPVEIFGRTQFPPIGDSPYFISISPYAFYWFTLKPQLNLNQLPKPQTQLPTLAVSGKWPNVFSQPELKANLESILSDYLYTCAWFTHKDRTISNAQIVEAIPISYKDKEARIILFRIEYIQGEAQTYQLFLSYAEGESAIHFLAESSACAIARLQLQGKDEIGVLFDAIADKNFLTSLLTGIVHNSSYRGMVGELVATTTDLFPPEALNIHLETNLMRGEHRNTSVVYGDRFILKLFRKVEEGVNPDLEIRRFLGEKKLLKHFTPITGYLEYRRSKTEAITVAILQEYVQDARNSWDYTLDSLRDYFDRITTQQTEITEVPIPAVSLLDLQGTDIPPLANQTIGPYLALAQLLGQSTAELHVALASDRENPNFAPEPFSTFYQRSIYQYARNLTGQVFLLLKKRLKSLPPDTQELGHLVLNRQEEFLGRFQLILNEKITAMRTRYHEDYHLGQVLYTGNDFIIIDFEGDPTRTLSERRMKRSALRDVAGMLQSFYYAASIALRSEIESGTIRPDNLPVMKAWSTFWYKWVSAAFLNSYLEVAGKDSFLPKNQQELQVLLDGYLLEKIIYDLGYELNNRPDRVEIQLQRLLQL